From Peromyscus maniculatus bairdii isolate BWxNUB_F1_BW_parent chromosome 19, HU_Pman_BW_mat_3.1, whole genome shotgun sequence, the proteins below share one genomic window:
- the Txnl4a gene encoding thioredoxin-like protein 4A isoform X2 has translation MSYMLPHLHNGWQVDQAILSEEDRVVVIRFGHDWDPTCMKMDEVLYSIAEKKWKIVGDLSHLV, from the exons ATGTCGTACATGCTCCCGCATCTGCACAATGGCTGGCAGGTAGACCAGGCCATCCTTTCCGAGGAGGACCGCGTGGTCGTCATTCGCTTCGGACACGACTGGGACCCCACTTGCATGAAGATGGACGAGGTTCTGTACAGCATCGCCGAGAAG AAATGGAAGATAGTGGGAGATCTTTCTCATCTTGTATGA
- the Txnl4a gene encoding thioredoxin-like protein 4A isoform X1, with the protein MYELYDPCTVMFFFRNKHIMIDLGTGNNNKINWAMEDKQEMVDIIETVYRGARKGRGLVVSPKDYSTKYRY; encoded by the exons ATGTATGAGTTATATGACCCGTGTACTGTCATGTTTTTCTTCAG aaacAAACATATCATGATTGACTTGGGCACTGGCAACAACAACAAGATCAACTGGGCCATGGAAGACAAGCAGGAAATGGTGGACATCATAGAGACTGTGTACCGTGGTGCCCGCAAAGGCCGGGGGCTGGTGGTGTCGCCCAAGGACTACTCCACAAAGTACAGATACTGA
- the LOC102924821 gene encoding N-alpha-acetyltransferase 11-like, translating to MNIRRARPDDLMNMQHCNLLCLPENYQMKYYFYHGLSWPQLSYIAEDEDGKIVGYVLAKMEEDPDDVPHGHITSLAVKRSHRRLGLAQKLMDQASRAMIENFSAKYVSLHVRKSNRAALHLYSNTLNFQVSEVEPKYYADGEDAYAMKRDLSQMADELRRQLVLKKGRYVVLGSKENQGSTPGSEEACQQENLVGEDSGSDSKDSTDVQDSLQDLESTP from the coding sequence ATGAACATCCGCCGGGCTCGGCCAGATGACCTGATGAACATGCAACACTGCAACCTCCTTTGCCTTCCTGAGAACTATCAGATGAAGTACTATTTCTATCACGGCCTCTCTTGGCCCCAGCTCTCCTACATTGCTGAGGATGAGGATGGGAAGATCGTGGGTTATGTGCTGGCCAAAATGGAAGAGGATCCTGATGATGTCCCTCATGGACACATCACCTCATTGGCTGTGAAACGCTCCCATCGGCGCCTTGGCCTGGCCCAGAAGCTGATGGACCAGGCCTCACGGGCCATGATTGAGAACTTCAGCGCTAAGTATGTATCCCTGCATGTCAGGAAGAGCAACCGAGCAGCCTTGCACCTTTACTCCAACACCCTGAACTTCCAGGTTAGTGAGGTGGAGCCCAAGTACTATGCAGATGGAGAAGATGCCTATGCTATGAAGCGGGATCTCTCCCAGATGGCAGATGAGCTGAGACGGCAGCTGGTGCTGAAGAAGGGCAGATACGTGGTCCTGGGCTCCAAGGAGAACCAGGGCAGCACACCTGGTTCTGAAGAGGCCTGTCAGCAGGAGAACCTGGTCGGAGAGGATAGTGGCAGTGACAGCAAAGACAGCACTGATGTCCAGGACAGCTTGCAAGACTTGGAGTCCACCCCCTAA
- the Txnl4a gene encoding thioredoxin-like protein 4A isoform X3, whose amino-acid sequence MSYMLPHLHNGWQVDQAILSEEDRVVVIRFGHDWDPTCMKMDEVLYSIAEKVKNFAVIYLVDITEVPDFNKMYELYDPCTVMFFFRNKHIMIDLGTGNNNKINWAMEDKQEMVDIIETVYRGARKGRGLVVSPKDYSTKYRY is encoded by the exons ATGTCGTACATGCTCCCGCATCTGCACAATGGCTGGCAGGTAGACCAGGCCATCCTTTCCGAGGAGGACCGCGTGGTCGTCATTCGCTTCGGACACGACTGGGACCCCACTTGCATGAAGATGGACGAGGTTCTGTACAGCATCGCCGAGAAG GTTAAAAATTTTGCAGTTATTTATCTTGTGGATATTACAGAAGTACCTGATTTCAACAAGATGTATGAGTTATATGACCCGTGTACTGTCATGTTTTTCTTCAG aaacAAACATATCATGATTGACTTGGGCACTGGCAACAACAACAAGATCAACTGGGCCATGGAAGACAAGCAGGAAATGGTGGACATCATAGAGACTGTGTACCGTGGTGCCCGCAAAGGCCGGGGGCTGGTGGTGTCGCCCAAGGACTACTCCACAAAGTACAGATACTGA